DNA from Limnohabitans sp.:
TGTAGCAAACTCCAAGAATCTATCGACCATATAACCATGCATCGAAGCGAGGAGCTTGAACGCCTTTTTGTTGTAGGGCCATCGGAGCTGCATTTCGATGGAATAGCTATCGTCCTCTGGACCTACGCCGGAAGCTTCTTCATGCCTACTATTGAAGGTGCCGTGCTCAATGCCTAAGACCCAAATAGAGGGCGTCGCAGGACTTCCTGCGGCAACCTCATCGCTATCGCATCCAGCAAACTTGCTAAGCGCCTCCTCGGCGAAAGATTCAGCAATCATAGACAAGGCCACATTTACCAGAGCCGCAAAACGAGCTGACCGGCAACGACTAATATTGAAGCGTTCCCGATTTCAAAAGTATTAGACAAATTTGCGCCAGACTTAGGCTTTGCCTTTTGCCCATCCACGATCCAGGTGTTCGAAAGCGAAGCCCCGGATTTTGGCTTTAGGTCCTTGCCGTCCCAAGTCCATGTATTGGATAGACTCGCTCCCGATTTCGGCTTTATCTCTTTTCCGTCGAAAATCCACGTATTCGAGAGTGACGCGCCGGACTTTGGCTTGAGTTCTCTTCCATCACAAACCCATCCGGAAGGCAGCTCAATTTTGTTAGCCATATGTATTCCTTATGCTGAGGATTAAGGTCAGTGCTACGAGAAGCCTAACGTTCGAGTTAAGCCGCCCGCGGAGGCGGGCGCTGTAAGCCTGGTTCGCGATGATACACCAGGTGCCGCGGACCAGGCTTACAGCGCCTGCCGTAGCGGGTCGGCTTGAACGAGGGGTTAGGCCTCACTGCGCACGATCCTCCGGCCCTACAGCAGACACTTCAGCCTTGGACCGACTTCTTCGAAGCCGTTTCTGAGATAGAACGAAACGGTACGATTCCAATGTGTACCGGCTGGGGCACCTACCTCCAATCTTCGCCACTCCCTTGCGCGAGCAAATCTCATCGCTTCCTTAAGCAACTCAGGCCCTACACCCTCCGAACGCGCCGGGGGGCTGACGAACAACTCCGAGATTTCTCCGAATCTCCCACCAGCATAGATCGATGCGCACTCATGCAACGTTAGGACACCAACCGCATGACCCAGTTCATCCTCGGCAACAAAAGCCCACACCCCACGGTCCTTATTGAGAAGGAGCACGGTGGAAGCGCGGACTTTATCAATCGTCGGGGGATTCGCAGTTGGGGGTGTCAATTCCGAGAGCAACGCGTGCACAAGCTCGGCCACAACGCCGACTTCGGAACTCTGCGCTTGCCGTAGCGGGTCAGGTTGAGCGAGGGGTTAGGCCGCACCGCCGTGGCGCCGTTGAAGACTTTGAACATGTTCAACATCAGTTTTGGCTGAGATGGCAAGTCTCGCCGTCTCCAAGCGGCCGACGCAGAACTGAAGGCGGTTGAGCGACATGACTTCGATGCGCTGTTCCTTCAAGAAGTCCACGAGTTGGGTGACACTGAAAACGCCTGGCGGAATCTCGGTCTTGAACTCAGCTTCGCCAGTGAATGCGACGACCGACGTCACCGCTGTTGGTGGGAGGAAGTCGATCAGGTCCTGAACCGCTCGGACATGGCGAATGTTCTGGAAGATTGGGTTCTGGAACCTGAACTTCCTCTTGAACAAAACTTGAGTCCACTGCGCGTGCTTCGGATTGGCAAAGATCCAGCCCTTGTAGTCCTTGGTCTCAATGACAAAGATGCCGAACCTCGAGACCAAGATGTGATCGATCTGGGTTGTACCGTCCTTGAGCTGGAGGGTCACATGATTCATCAAGTGGTAGTCCGGAGGCTGAAAGCTGGTTCGGATGACCTTGGCCAATAGCGCTTCACCTCGGTTCTGAAACCGTGCGGCGCGGAAGCGACCAAGTAGGTAGCCAACCGAGAGTGCAAGGACTATGTAGAGGAGGGTGGTCACGTGGGTTCTGTGTGCGGCCTAACGTGCGAGTTAACCGGAGCAGTGGGGTATGACGACGTTTGGGGCAGAATGAAATGGAGCCCCAAACGGCGGCATGCCCCACTGCTCCCGGTTGAACGAATGGTTAGGCCTCATTGAACGGGCGGCTGCGCTACGGACTTGGATCATTTCAATGCTGTCTCTTCGTTTACTTAACGGCTCAAGGGCGAAGCGCATAACTCGATTGCGCCGCCTTTCGTTTGTCCGAGTCCTCCGCGCGAGGGATGCTCCCAAGCCTTTTCAAAGCACTTCGTAGCATTCAGAGCATTGGTTGTACCCTTGCACAGTTTCACAGCTTGGCCACGATTCAGGCCAAGTCCGCCTCGATCAGGGTGTTCCCAAGCCTTTTCAAAGCATTGGGTAACCTCAGAAGCATTCGTTGTTGCGGCGCATAAGTCGGTCGCCAGTCCTCGGGGTAGACCTAGCCCTCCATCATCAGGATGCTTCCATGCCTTCTCAAAGCACTTGGTGGCCTCGTTCGAAAACGCCGGCAGGCTGGCATAGATTGAGGTTGTAAGTACGAAGATCAGTTCACGCTTCATTGATCGGCGCGCCCTTTCAGATTTCGTTCGGACTGGCATGTCCGACAGCAGAGATCGTGGACGAGTTCAAGCGCATCAATTGCATGGTTGGCGCTCCGCCTACTTCTTCTTAGTCTGTGCGAGTGCTGATCCAGCAGCTGACTTTGAGGCTGCACCGGTTCTCCCATCTCTCAAAACAGCCGAGGCAGCCTTAGCCGCTCTTGCTGAAGTTGCCTTTGGTGGAGAAACCTGAGATAGAGAACTGCCTGCAGCACTCTTTGACGCCTTGCCGGTCGAAGTACTGGA
Protein-coding regions in this window:
- a CDS encoding GNAT family N-acetyltransferase produces the protein MAELVHALLSELTPPTANPPTIDKVRASTVLLLNKDRGVWAFVAEDELGHAVGVLTLHECASIYAGGRFGEISELFVSPPARSEGVGPELLKEAMRFARAREWRRLEVGAPAGTHWNRTVSFYLRNGFEEVGPRLKCLL
- a CDS encoding nuclease-related domain-containing protein gives rise to the protein MTTLLYIVLALSVGYLLGRFRAARFQNRGEALLAKVIRTSFQPPDYHLMNHVTLQLKDGTTQIDHILVSRFGIFVIETKDYKGWIFANPKHAQWTQVLFKRKFRFQNPIFQNIRHVRAVQDLIDFLPPTAVTSVVAFTGEAEFKTEIPPGVFSVTQLVDFLKEQRIEVMSLNRLQFCVGRLETARLAISAKTDVEHVQSLQRRHGGAA